The Cohnella abietis genome has a segment encoding these proteins:
- a CDS encoding O-antigen ligase family protein gives MFKAQMYRKAMIILFTLGVAAALEWSGYRYGMFFNEDFYWMEAIIYMGLIGWVVLLAATKRIDSIPLAALLPLGMSVLYMLELWLGPASTKGTIDSMLRWLTYGSWSILLWGLWRSDLGRAWGRWAIQSTGVLLLAGGWAGWYGWTTFPQIVLRFNDAELSATGARLAGFMQYPNAYGAVLAAFLLMQLQSWTDNSKPRAYSWLASITVIPYGAALFLTESRGAIVALLFGILLAYFLHKPYERRRFRNIFGITAVGSAIMAKFSWNWMQGMDGSLDGVGRGVVGSVHFWIALFSAIVGAIILIRLRKDRLSRKSGINEEIGEFRKVVEVRTVMDSPIGAKLSWLSAGVGVAAISWLAFGSAGSRIAEHYGTVTSRRLFYEDAWRMFKDSPIFGYGGESWRMLFGLYQSQPYVGNEVHSGYFEMMLDLGIVGVGMLLLLLGVYVIKMWKQEKNAIAPAAVLVVHAAVDFDWSYSFVWLLLIAWFTIHSVPRAGEGSSKASPASGGGWRPIGRIALALLLLCSAGAGLWTASRLDAAVSARAAAVSAAAPAAREAKLRAALDANPAWTRIRMELAMLLPLQERASLLEAGLRYEPQAPPLFLQLGITYAELGHVAQARDRLREALRLERFSRDGQTTAIVSMANLAKSLHDDGDEVQAGEAAEATVSMFERYRALDREVTEMKNVANDKKFGMTMAAKLRTAECLLLLSRDEDAGVLLLEIMTEGDEDWQEQAYKLLQDNKLL, from the coding sequence GTGTTTAAGGCTCAGATGTATAGGAAAGCTATGATTATCCTATTTACGTTGGGAGTGGCTGCGGCGCTTGAGTGGTCGGGTTATCGGTATGGGATGTTTTTTAATGAGGATTTTTACTGGATGGAAGCCATTATATATATGGGATTGATAGGCTGGGTTGTGCTACTAGCTGCGACTAAGAGAATTGATAGTATCCCTTTAGCGGCACTGCTGCCATTAGGGATGTCTGTTTTGTATATGTTGGAATTATGGTTGGGACCTGCTTCAACTAAGGGAACTATAGACTCCATGCTACGTTGGCTGACCTATGGTTCCTGGTCCATACTGCTGTGGGGGTTATGGAGAAGTGACTTGGGCCGGGCTTGGGGCAGATGGGCTATTCAGTCAACGGGGGTTTTGCTGCTGGCGGGGGGCTGGGCAGGCTGGTATGGCTGGACTACTTTTCCTCAGATCGTATTGAGATTTAACGATGCAGAGTTGTCTGCGACTGGTGCTCGCTTAGCTGGCTTTATGCAGTACCCTAATGCTTATGGTGCTGTACTGGCAGCTTTCCTGCTGATGCAGCTTCAGTCATGGACGGACAACTCGAAGCCTCGGGCTTATTCATGGCTTGCTAGCATAACGGTTATTCCTTATGGGGCTGCCTTGTTTCTAACCGAGTCACGTGGCGCAATTGTTGCTTTGTTGTTCGGTATATTGTTAGCTTACTTTTTGCATAAACCATATGAGCGTAGAAGGTTTAGAAATATTTTTGGGATTACTGCGGTAGGCTCTGCTATTATGGCGAAGTTTTCATGGAATTGGATGCAGGGAATGGACGGTTCTTTAGACGGAGTAGGGCGCGGCGTGGTGGGTAGTGTTCATTTCTGGATAGCATTATTCAGTGCTATTGTTGGAGCCATTATTCTTATCCGGTTAAGAAAAGATAGATTGAGTCGGAAGAGTGGTATAAACGAGGAAATTGGTGAATTTAGAAAGGTTGTTGAGGTAAGAACGGTAATGGATAGTCCAATTGGTGCAAAGCTATCTTGGCTATCTGCGGGGGTTGGAGTAGCAGCTATTAGCTGGCTTGCCTTCGGAAGCGCGGGATCACGGATCGCCGAGCATTATGGAACAGTGACATCCCGAAGGCTGTTCTACGAGGATGCGTGGAGGATGTTCAAGGATAGCCCTATTTTCGGGTATGGCGGGGAAAGCTGGAGGATGCTGTTCGGTTTATACCAAAGTCAGCCTTACGTAGGAAATGAGGTACATAGCGGCTATTTTGAAATGATGCTGGATCTTGGAATTGTGGGAGTGGGAATGCTTCTGCTCCTTCTTGGTGTGTATGTTATCAAAATGTGGAAGCAGGAGAAGAATGCAATTGCTCCAGCTGCGGTATTGGTTGTGCATGCGGCAGTTGATTTTGATTGGTCTTATTCGTTTGTTTGGCTGCTATTGATTGCTTGGTTCACGATTCATAGCGTTCCAAGGGCAGGAGAGGGCTCATCTAAGGCAAGCCCTGCTTCAGGTGGCGGCTGGCGGCCGATCGGCCGCATAGCCCTAGCCCTGCTGCTTCTATGCAGCGCAGGGGCAGGGCTGTGGACGGCGTCGCGCCTCGATGCCGCCGTCAGTGCCCGCGCCGCCGCCGTATCGGCGGCGGCGCCAGCCGCGCGCGAAGCGAAGCTGCGCGCGGCGCTTGACGCGAATCCGGCGTGGACGCGGATTCGCATGGAGCTCGCCATGCTCCTGCCATTGCAGGAGCGAGCGAGCCTGCTTGAAGCGGGGCTGCGGTATGAACCGCAGGCCCCGCCGCTATTCTTGCAGCTCGGCATTACTTATGCCGAGCTCGGCCATGTTGCGCAAGCGCGTGATCGCTTGCGCGAGGCGTTGCGGCTCGAGCGCTTCAGCCGCGATGGGCAAACTACCGCCATCGTGAGCATGGCGAATCTGGCGAAGTCTCTCCATGATGACGGCGATGAAGTGCAAGCTGGAGAGGCTGCAGAAGCAACGGTATCTATGTTTGAGCGGTATAGAGCACTTGACCGCGAAGTAACTGAAATGAAAAATGTCGCCAATGACAAAAAATTCGGCATGACTATGGCAGCTAAGCTACGCACTGCTGAGTGCTTGCTGCTGTTATCACGAGACGAGGACGCTGGAGTCCTGCTACTAGAGATCATGACAGAGGGTGACGAGGATTGGCAGGAGCAGGCGTACAAGCTGCTTCAGGACAATAAGCTTCTTTAA
- a CDS encoding IS4 family transposase: protein MDKNTTKSVITEYLSPLNHNFLLASIQSRGLDRYVKKLHTFVALQLFVFAQLMQTPSYASLSLLLNTNRKLQKTVGLSSISTAQLSRKWRDLDHSFLAYVFSNIAGQATKKFGSAKTTQKLRALNLVDASTITMCLSKYRWATYSKKKAGVRLHLRFIHSDAASFPEKVVLTSGNVHERKYMGELVSADKEVLNIFDRGYVDYKKFDTYCNNGVRFVTRLRQSACMKVLEERAVASDANVGDATVLLGSDVSAYKMKNPLRLITCFDEKGEQVLICTNDFELSVEEIADIYRNRWQIEIFFKWIKQHLHVKHFYGTSRNAVYNQIYAALIAYCLVLLTRDELHYRGTLWELTKSIRMCWHENLVHFVKLLFRPPKQKSGGRQKSKAERLFKETQLQYESGECDHLDDLTYDPIS, encoded by the coding sequence ATGGACAAGAATACTACAAAATCGGTCATAACGGAATACCTTTCCCCGTTAAACCACAATTTTTTATTGGCTTCCATTCAGAGTCGCGGGTTAGATCGTTACGTCAAAAAGCTTCATACGTTTGTTGCCTTACAATTGTTCGTGTTTGCCCAATTGATGCAAACCCCATCTTACGCCAGTCTTAGCTTGCTTTTGAATACAAACAGGAAGCTTCAAAAGACAGTTGGTCTCTCCTCCATTAGTACGGCGCAGCTCTCTCGTAAATGGCGCGACTTAGATCACTCTTTTCTCGCTTATGTGTTTAGCAACATCGCAGGGCAAGCGACCAAAAAATTCGGTTCTGCGAAAACGACCCAGAAGCTCCGTGCGCTTAATCTCGTAGACGCATCTACCATTACGATGTGCTTGTCGAAGTATCGATGGGCGACGTACTCGAAGAAAAAAGCTGGGGTCAGACTGCACCTTAGATTCATTCATTCGGACGCCGCTTCCTTTCCTGAAAAGGTCGTTTTAACCAGTGGAAACGTGCATGAGCGAAAATACATGGGTGAGCTAGTCTCTGCGGATAAAGAGGTACTGAACATCTTCGATCGCGGTTACGTCGACTATAAGAAGTTTGATACCTACTGCAACAACGGCGTTCGGTTCGTCACCCGACTGAGACAAAGCGCATGCATGAAAGTGTTGGAAGAACGCGCTGTGGCATCTGACGCCAATGTAGGTGATGCAACGGTTCTGCTAGGTAGCGACGTTTCGGCATACAAAATGAAAAATCCGCTCAGATTGATCACATGCTTCGACGAAAAGGGCGAACAAGTGCTCATTTGCACCAATGATTTTGAACTGAGTGTGGAAGAGATCGCCGATATTTATCGTAATCGGTGGCAGATCGAGATCTTTTTCAAGTGGATTAAGCAACACTTGCATGTGAAGCACTTCTACGGAACGAGCAGAAATGCGGTGTACAATCAGATCTATGCAGCATTAATCGCTTATTGCTTGGTCCTGCTTACACGAGATGAGCTTCACTACAGAGGTACGCTTTGGGAATTAACGAAAAGCATTAGAATGTGTTGGCACGAAAACCTCGTACACTTCGTAAAGTTGCTGTTTCGACCACCAAAGCAAAAGTCTGGGGGCAGGCAAAAGTCAAAAGCAGAACGACTGTTTAAAGAAACTCAATTACAATACGAAAGTGGCGAATGCGACCACCTGGACGACTTGACGTACGACCCAATCTCCTGA
- a CDS encoding PilZ domain-containing protein, which translates to MTYDDDNNAAGSELDKDLLPLNILLHCRTVVEGKSFLTTGVMTHVEGELFEVEVHEYEQFELGETVKLTIYSPAGIQSMSSVVFAKYEGAIALLQPPDLSKRFKERREHPRVEIAGNAHIVQVLKDSGEVLPLNQTAELIIQDISISGISFSGKYEPHFAAKSKLRANVHIGIGFSCELEIIRSDRQEDGVLCGAKMHVLEPEMLRPLRALILRQQVEKHAKTRRDLGKKRIFNG; encoded by the coding sequence ATGACATATGACGATGACAACAATGCAGCTGGATCCGAGCTGGATAAGGATTTACTCCCGTTAAATATACTACTTCACTGTAGAACCGTGGTAGAAGGCAAGAGCTTCCTGACTACTGGAGTAATGACACATGTAGAAGGTGAGCTTTTCGAGGTTGAGGTTCATGAGTATGAGCAGTTTGAGCTTGGCGAAACAGTTAAACTGACGATTTACTCGCCAGCAGGGATACAGTCTATGTCTTCTGTTGTATTCGCTAAATATGAAGGTGCAATTGCACTGCTTCAGCCGCCGGATTTAAGCAAACGTTTCAAGGAGAGACGAGAGCATCCAAGAGTAGAAATTGCCGGTAATGCTCATATTGTGCAAGTACTTAAAGATTCCGGAGAAGTGCTTCCGTTAAACCAAACTGCTGAGCTTATCATTCAAGATATTAGCATTTCGGGTATTAGCTTTTCAGGAAAGTATGAGCCACATTTTGCTGCTAAATCAAAGCTGAGGGCAAATGTGCACATTGGGATTGGGTTTAGCTGTGAGCTTGAAATCATTCGTAGCGATCGACAAGAGGATGGCGTTCTCTGTGGTGCCAAAATGCATGTTCTGGAGCCGGAAATGCTTCGTCCATTACGGGCACTCATTTTAAGACAACAGGTTGAGAAGCATGCTAAGACTCGCCGGGACTTAGGAAAGAAACGGATTTTTAACGGTTGA
- a CDS encoding histidine kinase N-terminal 7TM domain-containing diguanylate cyclase gives MLGFQWTDFTLFVLLFMLFVSVIAFNRITQTHKVYLAFHFVMMLWPLGQFAVKMTDYTQFQLFFINTSFVAMGLLGPGWLIFVFFLTGRAAQLKASRTLLYLLPAALCIIGALWNPNGLFMSPVAGNYLERVYGPLFWLLVLVQFAYFFTALMSMFHALKTVSSVNQRKQLGTALIGMFVLTGFGLLDVLINVLLSQWLPIVPGLLASGILLSDLCFVIAIYRFGMFDILSMAQRDIFEHMTTGIIVVDENDKVLEVNRGASPFVQSAKGEIFEMDRFLAPLQAQGEVYEFLYRYLHHPYEKMQMEFSLPENGGRHVSIQISPVVDDRKTLLGRIITFHDVTELRKLVVEMNRKNEALHERNLELITIQEELFRVNQKLEQMAVTDGLTGCFNRRYLMQQLEHEVLLNMRYQIPFAIVLFDIDHFKQINDKYGHLVGDEVLRSTADIVRTKLRRTDILARYGGEEFTIYLPHTNREQAELLAERIMIAVGDNWVDAGTEKVHVTISMGVLSETSEDLSFDDPKEYMREVFSSADSALYKAKNEGRNRVVMAL, from the coding sequence ATGTTGGGATTTCAATGGACGGATTTTACCCTATTTGTATTGCTTTTCATGTTATTCGTAAGCGTAATCGCTTTTAATAGAATCACTCAAACTCATAAGGTATATTTAGCCTTTCATTTTGTGATGATGCTTTGGCCTTTGGGCCAGTTTGCTGTGAAGATGACCGACTATACGCAGTTCCAGCTTTTCTTCATTAATACTTCATTTGTAGCGATGGGGCTGCTGGGGCCAGGCTGGCTTATTTTCGTTTTTTTCCTCACCGGGAGGGCAGCTCAGCTAAAAGCCAGTCGTACTTTATTGTATCTTCTTCCAGCAGCGCTATGTATAATCGGAGCTTTGTGGAATCCGAATGGATTGTTTATGTCCCCTGTAGCCGGCAATTACTTAGAACGTGTTTATGGGCCGTTATTCTGGTTGCTTGTTCTCGTTCAGTTCGCCTATTTCTTTACCGCTTTAATGAGTATGTTCCATGCTCTCAAAACAGTCAGCTCCGTTAATCAACGTAAGCAGCTTGGAACCGCTCTTATCGGTATGTTCGTTTTAACCGGGTTTGGGCTTCTCGATGTGCTTATTAACGTACTCTTGTCGCAATGGCTTCCAATTGTTCCTGGACTGCTGGCGTCGGGCATTTTATTGTCTGATTTATGCTTTGTTATTGCTATCTATCGATTTGGAATGTTTGATATTCTAAGTATGGCACAGCGTGATATATTCGAGCATATGACTACCGGTATTATCGTTGTAGATGAGAATGACAAGGTACTTGAGGTTAATCGCGGAGCTTCTCCTTTCGTGCAATCAGCTAAAGGGGAAATTTTCGAGATGGACAGATTTCTTGCTCCGTTACAGGCTCAAGGAGAGGTCTATGAGTTTCTGTACCGCTACTTGCATCATCCCTATGAGAAGATGCAAATGGAATTTTCTCTACCGGAAAATGGTGGCCGGCATGTATCTATTCAGATTTCGCCAGTGGTGGACGACCGCAAGACGTTGCTGGGACGTATTATTACGTTTCATGACGTTACAGAGCTTCGCAAGCTTGTCGTGGAGATGAATCGCAAAAATGAAGCACTGCACGAACGTAATTTGGAATTGATCACGATACAAGAGGAGCTATTCCGAGTCAATCAGAAGCTGGAGCAGATGGCTGTAACTGATGGGCTAACAGGCTGCTTTAATCGTAGGTATTTGATGCAGCAGTTGGAGCATGAGGTACTGCTCAATATGAGATATCAAATCCCATTTGCTATTGTTCTTTTTGATATTGATCATTTCAAACAGATTAACGATAAATACGGTCATCTTGTAGGTGATGAGGTTCTACGAAGCACTGCAGATATCGTACGTACAAAGCTAAGGAGAACAGATATTCTAGCAAGATACGGTGGAGAAGAGTTTACGATCTATTTGCCTCATACGAATCGTGAGCAGGCGGAGCTATTGGCGGAAAGAATTATGATTGCTGTCGGTGATAATTGGGTGGACGCAGGAACGGAAAAGGTTCATGTTACGATTAGCATGGGGGTTCTATCCGAAACTAGTGAAGATTTATCCTTTGATGATCCGAAGGAATATATGCGTGAGGTATTTTCCAGTGCAGATTCAGCATTGTACAAGGCAAAGAATGAGGGACGAAACCGTGTTGTTATGGCACTATAG
- a CDS encoding class I SAM-dependent methyltransferase: MNGKVQPEEWVHFIERIVAEEQLIQASFSAPRRKEEDTPVKLTVRPIKLKNGLFYQFERHQSNKVFHENITPEQVGEQLQSVMEQYKQALFKITDADVQVLANKKGKLSLITHSKVSKRENIPQEHNRNKTYVLPEGEPVPFLFALGVMNAEGRVIKAKYDKFRQINRFLEMVSDVIPDLPRDKPLTIVDFGCGKSYLTFALYHLLAIKEKLPVRIIGLDLKQDVIETCSKLARELEWDNLTFSVGDISNFEGYTSVDMVVTLHACDTATDAALLKAIGWEASVILSVPCCQHELFRQISQPILKPLLKHGILKERFSALVTDAIRANLLELAGYRTQLLEFIDMEHTPKNILIRAVKARKTDLEEVKQEYVKFRDFLGVSPFMEKQ; encoded by the coding sequence ATGAACGGTAAGGTACAACCAGAGGAATGGGTTCACTTTATAGAGAGAATCGTAGCCGAGGAGCAGCTTATCCAGGCTTCTTTTAGCGCACCAAGACGTAAGGAAGAGGATACGCCAGTCAAGCTGACGGTACGTCCGATTAAATTAAAGAACGGTCTCTTTTATCAATTCGAGCGTCATCAGAGCAACAAGGTGTTTCATGAGAACATCACCCCCGAGCAGGTCGGTGAGCAGCTCCAATCGGTTATGGAACAGTATAAGCAGGCTTTGTTCAAAATCACGGATGCGGATGTTCAGGTATTGGCAAACAAGAAGGGGAAGCTGTCTTTAATTACCCATTCGAAGGTGAGTAAGAGGGAAAACATTCCACAAGAGCATAATCGGAATAAAACATATGTACTTCCAGAAGGCGAGCCTGTGCCTTTCTTATTTGCACTTGGTGTCATGAACGCAGAGGGACGGGTTATTAAAGCCAAATATGATAAGTTCCGTCAAATCAACCGTTTCCTTGAGATGGTCTCAGATGTGATTCCTGACCTGCCTCGTGATAAGCCGTTAACTATTGTTGATTTCGGATGCGGCAAATCTTATTTAACCTTCGCGTTGTATCATTTGCTTGCCATTAAAGAGAAGCTTCCCGTTCGCATTATCGGCTTGGATTTAAAGCAGGACGTAATTGAAACGTGCTCAAAGCTCGCACGCGAGTTAGAATGGGACAATCTAACTTTCTCCGTTGGCGATATTTCAAATTTTGAAGGGTATACCTCTGTAGACATGGTAGTTACTCTCCATGCGTGCGATACGGCAACAGATGCTGCGTTACTAAAGGCGATTGGTTGGGAAGCGAGTGTTATTCTATCTGTGCCGTGCTGTCAGCATGAGCTGTTTCGTCAAATCTCTCAGCCGATTTTAAAGCCGTTACTTAAGCATGGCATTCTTAAGGAGCGCTTTTCCGCATTGGTTACAGATGCTATTCGCGCTAATCTTCTCGAATTGGCTGGTTACCGAACGCAATTGCTGGAGTTTATCGATATGGAGCACACGCCCAAAAATATTCTTATACGCGCTGTAAAAGCTAGGAAGACGGATCTAGAAGAGGTAAAACAGGAATACGTAAAATTCAGGGACTTTTTGGGTGTTTCCCCTTTTATGGAAAAACAATGA
- a CDS encoding DUF6483 family protein — MFERDYLVRLLTQAGLVIAKAIGLREQKKQKEALDIIDEFLGKELRLRSRLAMGLSDEDLLSMLTVTGAPNAESVAVVAALLQQEADLLADLGQEDQSVPRYAKALRLNIYLIRNNMEVEDWKVRERIVELIEALSSYEIDSDTKLALWQWYETNGELAQAEDLLYELQDQGDVTAETGDAFYERLSAYDDSELEAGGLSRNEMVEGRRQWSALMKENA, encoded by the coding sequence ATGTTTGAACGTGATTATTTGGTCAGATTACTTACGCAAGCAGGACTTGTGATTGCCAAAGCAATCGGATTAAGAGAACAGAAAAAGCAAAAGGAAGCCCTCGATATTATTGATGAATTTCTCGGGAAGGAGCTGCGCCTCCGATCGCGGCTTGCAATGGGCTTATCAGATGAGGACTTATTATCGATGCTTACGGTTACCGGTGCCCCCAATGCGGAATCCGTTGCTGTAGTCGCCGCTCTTCTACAGCAAGAAGCTGATCTGCTGGCAGACTTAGGACAAGAGGACCAAAGCGTGCCAAGATATGCCAAGGCGTTGCGGCTAAACATCTACTTGATCCGTAATAACATGGAGGTAGAGGACTGGAAGGTTCGCGAGCGCATAGTAGAATTAATTGAGGCGCTATCTTCTTATGAGATAGACTCGGATACGAAGCTTGCTTTATGGCAATGGTATGAAACGAATGGAGAGCTCGCTCAAGCGGAGGATCTGCTTTACGAGCTTCAGGACCAAGGTGACGTTACTGCTGAGACAGGTGATGCATTTTACGAGAGATTATCCGCATATGACGACTCCGAGCTGGAAGCTGGAGGTCTGTCTCGCAACGAAATGGTAGAAGGGCGCAGACAATGGAGTGCCTTAATGAAGGAGAATGCGTAA
- a CDS encoding alpha/beta fold hydrolase, with the protein MKKVTLSSGTTIAYEEAGNGQPIVLLHGFCGSHQYWDEVLPLLSSHGHIIAPDLRGHGASSATEGVYSMELLADELVDLLDELDLPMVNLFGHSLGGYVALAFAEKYPERLLTLGLVHSTSFPDSEAAQANRLKAVEAIKQDGINTFVEGLIPKLFVPNSSESRQELLRKAIEIGYSTSPLGAIGCSLGMRERPDRGAVLEQLQAPILLLAGERDEVIPPEKRFPVAKINVTAVTIEGVAHMGMLENPQEFAAAVGTFLERNRGE; encoded by the coding sequence ATGAAAAAAGTTACTCTATCCTCAGGAACGACGATTGCATATGAAGAAGCAGGAAACGGGCAGCCGATTGTGCTGCTGCATGGTTTTTGCGGAAGCCATCAATACTGGGATGAGGTGCTTCCATTATTATCAAGTCATGGTCATATTATAGCTCCTGACTTACGGGGACACGGAGCTTCCTCAGCTACCGAGGGCGTATATTCAATGGAGCTGTTGGCTGATGAACTAGTTGATTTGTTGGATGAGCTGGACCTGCCAATGGTAAATTTATTTGGTCACTCCTTGGGAGGATACGTTGCACTAGCTTTTGCAGAGAAGTATCCAGAGCGGTTACTTACGCTTGGCCTAGTGCACTCCACCTCCTTTCCAGACAGTGAGGCTGCGCAAGCTAATCGCTTAAAAGCAGTGGAAGCCATTAAGCAGGATGGAATCAACACATTTGTTGAGGGATTAATTCCTAAGCTATTTGTGCCTAACTCCAGCGAAAGCAGGCAGGAGCTATTAAGGAAAGCGATTGAGATTGGCTACAGCACGTCGCCACTTGGAGCAATAGGCTGTTCGCTTGGCATGAGGGAGAGACCTGATCGTGGAGCTGTTCTTGAACAACTTCAAGCTCCTATTCTGCTTCTAGCGGGTGAACGAGACGAAGTTATTCCACCGGAGAAGAGATTCCCGGTAGCGAAGATCAACGTAACAGCGGTCACTATTGAAGGTGTCGCTCATATGGGGATGCTGGAAAACCCACAGGAATTCGCAGCAGCTGTCGGTACATTTCTAGAACGGAATCGAGGGGAATAA
- the yyaC gene encoding spore protease YyaC → MIDHKSQDVERADAEGLRKFMSQIGVVHSKEELTFVCIGTDRSTGDSLGPWVGTMLMEQGFTKVIGTLQHPCDADKLRQLIPSLTEMGTIVAIDACLGRSDNVGAYLVSNGPLVPAQSVNKRFPAIGSYSIAGVVNAVSLKPYWTLQSTSLYQVMGMARQIADAITLQWGNK, encoded by the coding sequence ATGATTGACCACAAGTCGCAAGACGTGGAGCGGGCAGACGCTGAGGGCTTGCGCAAATTTATGAGTCAAATTGGCGTTGTGCACAGCAAGGAGGAGCTGACGTTCGTATGTATTGGAACAGATCGCTCAACGGGGGACAGTCTTGGACCATGGGTAGGAACAATGTTAATGGAGCAGGGCTTTACTAAAGTCATTGGCACGCTTCAGCACCCTTGTGATGCAGATAAATTACGACAGCTTATTCCTAGTTTAACGGAGATGGGAACAATTGTAGCCATAGATGCATGTCTAGGACGATCCGATAACGTAGGTGCCTATTTGGTGTCAAATGGCCCTTTGGTTCCAGCTCAATCTGTTAACAAGAGATTCCCGGCAATTGGCTCCTATAGCATAGCAGGAGTAGTTAACGCCGTAAGCTTAAAGCCTTATTGGACCTTGCAGTCAACGTCGCTATATCAGGTAATGGGGATGGCTCGACAGATAGCCGATGCGATAACTCTTCAATGGGGTAATAAATAA
- a CDS encoding DUF1128 domain-containing protein — MDLSQPTQENVEYMIEAIKTKLRMATGAAMQASSFTSEKYEDLKDIYDMVSSKDRFSISEVEALVSELGKLRS; from the coding sequence ATGGATTTAAGTCAACCGACACAAGAAAACGTTGAATATATGATCGAGGCTATTAAAACAAAGCTTCGCATGGCAACCGGAGCTGCAATGCAAGCCTCCAGCTTTACAAGCGAGAAATACGAGGATCTTAAAGATATCTATGACATGGTCTCCTCTAAAGACAGGTTCAGTATTAGTGAGGTTGAAGCGCTAGTATCCGAATTGGGTAAGCTACGTTCTTAA
- a CDS encoding DUF4362 domain-containing protein: MKKLIFIIVSISLFGSVLGCSNNNGKSIVTSKPYSSNEAISKGDVVYLHQSYANIDKFDRFITNLENKKADSIRITGYTDEGDPIYKDLNFDGKEISYTYDNSNDKFGGSNKGIQTDTCSKVSSEENEQGEIDYTISECTKNASEVSYFLLRMKKE; this comes from the coding sequence ATGAAAAAATTAATATTTATTATAGTTTCAATATCATTGTTCGGAAGTGTATTGGGTTGCTCCAATAATAATGGCAAATCAATAGTAACAAGCAAACCTTATTCGTCCAACGAGGCAATTAGTAAAGGTGATGTTGTATATCTACACCAGAGTTATGCCAATATCGATAAATTTGATCGTTTTATAACTAATCTCGAAAATAAGAAGGCAGACAGTATTCGAATCACAGGCTACACTGATGAAGGTGATCCGATATACAAAGATTTGAATTTTGACGGTAAAGAAATAAGCTACACTTACGATAATTCAAATGATAAATTTGGTGGAAGCAACAAAGGTATACAAACAGATACATGCTCCAAAGTATCAAGTGAGGAAAACGAACAAGGTGAAATTGACTATACAATTAGTGAGTGTACAAAAAATGCTTCAGAAGTGAGTTACTTTCTTTTACGTATGAAAAAAGAATGA